In Candidatus Methylopumilus universalis, one DNA window encodes the following:
- a CDS encoding RnfABCDGE type electron transport complex subunit D, with the protein MENRSPYVVNAPSISIIMLKVLLALIPGIALYVYVFGIGVIINILLASVTVILTECAILAIRKLPIKPFILDGSGLVTAWLLALSIPSIAPWWIIVLGTILCIIFGKHLYGGLGYNLFNPAMVGYAILLISFPSIMTHWQIPSNLMIGHTDWLDQIKVIFNSNLLSKETLDAMSSATPLDYIKTQLTLNQPLATIQQDKIFGFVGGRGLELINLGYLAGGLYMLKEKIISWHLPVAFLSTLFVSALLFNIISPDTFASPLFHIISGGSILCAFFIITDPVSAPTTPKGKIYFGMGIALLVLIIRLFGGYPEGIAFAVLFLNICVPLIDSLTQPRIFGHK; encoded by the coding sequence ATGGAAAATAGATCTCCTTACGTTGTTAATGCGCCTTCAATCAGCATAATTATGCTTAAGGTTTTGCTTGCTCTCATTCCTGGTATAGCTTTGTATGTTTATGTTTTTGGTATAGGCGTCATTATAAATATTCTTCTCGCATCTGTTACAGTCATATTGACTGAATGTGCCATTCTTGCCATAAGAAAATTACCGATCAAACCGTTTATTCTAGATGGCAGCGGACTCGTCACTGCTTGGCTTCTCGCCCTCTCTATTCCATCCATAGCCCCTTGGTGGATTATTGTCTTAGGTACAATTCTTTGTATTATTTTTGGTAAGCATTTATACGGCGGACTCGGCTATAACTTATTTAATCCAGCCATGGTGGGATACGCAATCTTACTTATTTCGTTTCCGTCGATTATGACGCACTGGCAAATACCTTCCAATCTGATGATTGGTCATACGGACTGGCTGGATCAAATTAAAGTTATTTTTAATAGCAACTTATTGTCGAAAGAAACCCTCGATGCAATGAGCTCTGCGACCCCTCTTGATTACATTAAAACGCAACTGACTTTGAATCAACCTTTAGCAACGATTCAACAAGACAAAATATTTGGTTTTGTTGGTGGAAGAGGATTAGAGTTGATTAATTTAGGTTATCTTGCTGGTGGTCTTTATATGCTAAAAGAGAAAATTATTTCATGGCATTTACCCGTTGCTTTTTTATCCACCTTATTTGTTTCAGCTTTACTCTTTAATATCATTTCACCTGATACATTTGCTTCTCCACTTTTCCACATTATAAGCGGTGGCAGTATCCTCTGCGCTTTCTTTATTATCACCGATCCAGTAAGCGCCCCAACAACGCCTAAAGGAAAAATCTATTTTGGTATGGGAATAGCTTTATTAGTGCTTATCATTCGACTTTTCGGCGGCTATCCAGAGGGGATTGCATTTGCGGTATTGTTTTTAAATATCTGCGTGCCTCTTATTGATAGTCTTACTCAACCAAGAATTTTCGGTCATAAATAA
- the dapA gene encoding 4-hydroxy-tetrahydrodipicolinate synthase, translated as MSPQGSIVAIVTPMFPDGSLDIQALHGLIDFHINEGTDGIVIVGTTGESPTVSYEEHCQLIETTVKHANKRIPVIAGTGANSTLEAIDLTKEAKRLGADACLLVTPYYNKPNQAGLLQHFTKIANEVAIDQILYNVPSRTGCDLQNDTVLKLSEIPNIVGIKDATGDMTRGIDLIKRLPSHFSVISGDDATALSFMLLGGKGVISVTANIAPKLMHEMYACVMSKQNEKAIEINQQLFSLHTNLFIESNPIPVKWALKTMGLIKEGIRLPLVELNQEHHKIIQTAMKEAHIQ; from the coding sequence ATGTCACCTCAAGGCAGTATTGTTGCAATTGTTACCCCAATGTTTCCTGATGGAAGTCTTGATATCCAAGCGCTTCATGGGTTAATTGATTTTCATATTAATGAAGGTACAGATGGCATTGTTATTGTAGGCACAACGGGCGAATCGCCCACAGTGAGTTATGAAGAGCATTGTCAGCTTATTGAAACGACGGTAAAGCACGCTAACAAAAGAATTCCAGTCATAGCGGGCACAGGTGCAAACTCAACTCTTGAAGCTATAGACCTCACAAAAGAAGCAAAACGTCTGGGTGCAGATGCTTGTTTGTTGGTGACACCTTATTACAACAAACCTAATCAGGCAGGACTTTTGCAGCACTTCACTAAGATTGCTAATGAGGTTGCCATTGATCAAATTCTTTATAACGTCCCTTCTAGAACAGGCTGTGATTTACAAAACGATACAGTATTAAAATTGAGCGAAATTCCTAATATTGTTGGTATTAAAGATGCAACGGGAGATATGACTCGGGGCATAGATCTTATTAAAAGATTGCCATCCCATTTTTCAGTTATAAGTGGTGATGATGCTACCGCGCTATCCTTTATGCTTCTTGGTGGCAAAGGCGTTATTTCCGTTACAGCAAATATCGCCCCTAAATTAATGCATGAAATGTACGCTTGTGTCATGTCTAAACAGAACGAAAAAGCCATCGAAATCAATCAGCAATTGTTTTCTCTTCACACAAATCTATTTATAGAGTCGAATCCAATCCCTGTAAAATGGGCACTTAAAACAATGGGTCTTATTAAAGAGGGCATTCGATTACCTTTAGTGGAACTTAATCAAGAGCATCACAAAATTATTCAAACTGCTATGAAGGAAGCTCATATTCAATGA
- the nth gene encoding endonuclease III, whose amino-acid sequence MNPQKRFKIFEALSKATPHPTTELIYQTPFQLLIAVILSAQATDKSVNKATLLLFSKAPNAKQLAQMKLSDVELCIKTIGLYKTKAKNILETAKIINKEFQGEIPQDRLALEALPGVGRKTANVILNTIFNEPTIAVDTHIFRIANRINLAPGENVLQVEKKLIKLTPKEFLQDAHHLLILHGRYTCIARQPKCGVCVIYDLCEYKKKLKN is encoded by the coding sequence ATGAATCCTCAAAAGCGATTTAAAATTTTTGAGGCGCTATCTAAAGCTACACCCCATCCTACGACAGAGCTTATTTACCAGACACCTTTCCAGCTTCTGATCGCAGTTATTTTATCTGCTCAAGCCACTGATAAATCAGTCAATAAAGCAACCTTGTTGTTGTTTAGTAAAGCGCCTAATGCAAAACAACTTGCCCAAATGAAATTAAGCGATGTTGAGCTTTGTATAAAAACAATTGGGTTATATAAAACAAAAGCTAAAAACATACTTGAAACTGCGAAGATCATCAATAAAGAATTTCAAGGTGAAATACCTCAAGATCGATTAGCTCTTGAAGCGCTTCCTGGGGTAGGAAGAAAAACTGCGAACGTTATTTTAAATACTATCTTTAATGAGCCGACTATTGCAGTAGACACTCATATATTTAGGATTGCGAATCGCATTAACTTAGCACCAGGAGAAAATGTGCTTCAAGTAGAAAAAAAATTAATTAAATTAACGCCTAAAGAATTTTTGCAAGATGCGCATCATTTATTGATACTACACGGAAGATACACTTGTATTGCAAGACAACCAAAATGTGGTGTTTGCGTCATTTATGATTTATGCGAATATAAGAAAAAGCTTAAAAACTAA
- the rsxG gene encoding electron transport complex subunit RsxG: MFKDHFKKISITATTMIIFSLAASTALSIFYFVTKSPIEESDAKAKRIFLNQVIPANLYDNNLVKDTISIEPNSLLGNKKNIDVYRAKKNNQVIAVIIETIAPDGYSGEIKTLVGIDQEDKILGVRVITHKETPGLGDYIEIDKSQWIKNFDFKSLDKLSEKQWAVKKDGGDFDYVSGATITSRAVVKSTYKCLLYSKENKKRLFAS; the protein is encoded by the coding sequence ATGTTTAAAGATCACTTTAAGAAAATATCAATCACCGCAACAACTATGATTATCTTTTCTTTGGCAGCATCAACGGCTCTAAGTATTTTCTACTTTGTGACAAAATCTCCAATTGAGGAAAGCGACGCAAAAGCAAAAAGAATTTTTTTAAACCAAGTAATTCCGGCGAATCTTTATGATAATAATCTCGTCAAAGATACAATCTCTATTGAGCCCAATTCCCTCCTCGGAAACAAAAAAAATATTGATGTTTATCGAGCAAAAAAAAATAATCAAGTGATTGCCGTGATTATTGAGACTATTGCGCCTGATGGCTACAGTGGTGAAATCAAAACACTTGTAGGTATTGATCAAGAAGATAAAATACTGGGTGTAAGAGTTATTACCCACAAAGAAACACCTGGCTTGGGGGATTATATTGAGATTGACAAAAGCCAGTGGATTAAAAATTTTGATTTCAAATCTTTAGATAAATTATCAGAAAAACAATGGGCCGTTAAAAAAGATGGTGGTGATTTTGACTATGTGTCTGGGGCAACGATTACGTCTCGAGCTGTCGTTAAATCGACGTACAAATGTCTTCTTTACTCAAAAGAAAATAAAAAAAGGCTATTTGCATCATGA
- the rsxB gene encoding electron transport complex subunit RsxB encodes MVTALLVMIFLAILLGLVLGYSAIRFKVDGDPMVARIDAILPQTQCGQCGFPGCKPYANAIAKGEADINQCPPGGDAGAKALAELMGVEFKPLNQEHGVQKPKSVALIDEATCIGCTLCIQACPVDAILGAAKQMHTIIASECTGCELCLPPCPVDCITMEPVHENSASWKWKYPIYNIQKTQKA; translated from the coding sequence ATGGTTACCGCACTTCTTGTGATGATTTTTCTCGCCATCCTTTTAGGATTGGTCTTAGGTTATTCCGCCATTAGATTTAAAGTGGATGGCGATCCTATGGTTGCCAGAATTGACGCTATTCTTCCTCAGACACAATGTGGCCAATGTGGCTTCCCAGGTTGCAAACCATACGCCAATGCGATTGCTAAAGGCGAAGCTGATATTAACCAATGTCCTCCTGGAGGCGATGCTGGCGCTAAAGCTTTAGCAGAACTCATGGGGGTGGAGTTTAAACCGCTCAATCAAGAACATGGTGTTCAGAAGCCAAAATCGGTTGCACTTATCGATGAAGCTACTTGCATCGGATGCACTTTATGTATTCAAGCATGTCCAGTAGATGCTATCTTGGGAGCAGCAAAACAAATGCATACTATTATCGCAAGCGAATGCACCGGCTGCGAATTATGCTTACCTCCATGTCCAGTAGACTGCATTACCATGGAGCCCGTTCATGAAAATTCTGCATCATGGAAATGGAAATATCCTATCTATAATATTCAAAAAACTCAAAAGGCCTGA
- a CDS encoding DUF1289 domain-containing protein has translation MLIESPCIGVCLINKEHHFCEGCFRSQDEIAQWIALDETQKKEIVELASERQIKLISF, from the coding sequence ATGTTGATTGAATCTCCTTGTATTGGCGTTTGTCTCATCAATAAAGAGCACCATTTTTGTGAAGGGTGTTTTAGAAGCCAAGATGAAATTGCTCAATGGATAGCGTTAGATGAAACACAAAAAAAAGAGATTGTTGAATTAGCATCTGAAAGACAGATTAAGCTTATTTCGTTTTAG
- the rsxA gene encoding electron transport complex subunit RsxA, producing the protein MIQHYFLIIISTVLVNNIVLVKILGLCPFMGVSKKLETSVSMSAATAFVLTIGSMTSWAINHYLLEPNDLVYLRTLSFILVIAGVVQFTEMLMEKNFPLLYQLLGIFLPLITTNCAVLGIPLLNAQSSHTLIESALFGFGGAIGFSIVLILFASIRERLEGAEIPVPFKGTAIALVTASIMSLAFMGFAGLDR; encoded by the coding sequence ATGATTCAACACTATTTCTTAATCATCATTAGCACGGTATTAGTCAATAATATTGTGTTAGTAAAAATATTAGGGCTTTGCCCTTTTATGGGGGTATCTAAGAAACTAGAAACATCAGTCAGCATGTCTGCTGCCACCGCTTTTGTATTAACTATAGGCTCAATGACAAGCTGGGCAATTAATCATTACCTTCTTGAGCCAAATGATCTTGTCTACTTAAGAACGCTTTCATTTATTTTAGTCATTGCGGGTGTTGTCCAATTCACTGAAATGTTAATGGAAAAAAACTTTCCATTGCTTTATCAATTACTGGGTATTTTTCTACCTCTCATCACTACCAATTGTGCTGTATTAGGCATCCCTCTTTTAAATGCGCAATCAAGCCATACTCTTATAGAATCCGCATTATTTGGATTCGGCGGTGCTATTGGTTTTTCAATAGTGCTCATTCTATTTGCATCCATAAGAGAGCGTTTAGAAGGCGCTGAAATACCAGTGCCATTCAAAGGGACTGCAATAGCGCTTGTAACAGCCTCCATTATGAGTCTTGCATTTATGGGATTCGCGGGCTTGGATCGTTAA
- the rsxC gene encoding electron transport complex subunit RsxC yields the protein MKILHHGNGNILSIIFKKLKRPDGFVMQLENIFKFNGGVHPDENKTVSTRLPIAKLPIPKKLILPLRQHVGHVAKLKVKPGDQVLKGQIIAEADGNISAAIHAPTSGKVVKISEEILPHPSGLPDFCITIEPDFKDTWVEKKPISWKTLDRNKLIEAISQSGIVGLGGAVFPTHMKLKINQSQLINTLVINAAECEPFITCDDMLMRERADEIIQGSLIAQTILGAKECVVGIENNKTEAYEALKKAAQKTSIEIKVVPTLYPSGDAKRLIYLLMGTEVPKEKRSVDLGIQVFNVATVAAIYRYLEFGEPSISRIITITGAVKVPQNYEALFGTPLSELIIAAGGSPNKTKKFIMGGPMMGFDLPSIHVPVTKAMNCVIESSPELFPAPKPVMPCIRCARCADACPVNLQPQELYWFSKSSQLEKARDYNLFDCIECGCCTYVCPSNIPLVQFYRYAKSEIIAQDKSKEAANTARERNDFRLARIEREKKERAERNAQKALGAQEKQAIDEKKSTIAAAMERVKQTQQENIKN from the coding sequence ATGAAAATTCTGCATCATGGAAATGGAAATATCCTATCTATAATATTCAAAAAACTCAAAAGGCCTGATGGGTTTGTTATGCAATTAGAAAATATTTTTAAATTTAATGGTGGCGTTCATCCGGATGAAAACAAAACTGTATCAACTCGCCTTCCTATTGCAAAATTACCTATCCCAAAGAAATTAATACTTCCTTTAAGGCAGCATGTCGGTCATGTTGCAAAACTTAAAGTCAAGCCCGGCGATCAAGTCCTTAAAGGTCAAATTATTGCCGAAGCTGATGGTAATATTTCCGCGGCGATTCATGCGCCCACATCTGGGAAGGTCGTAAAAATCAGTGAGGAAATACTCCCTCATCCATCCGGCCTGCCTGATTTTTGTATCACAATCGAACCAGACTTTAAAGACACATGGGTTGAAAAAAAACCAATCTCATGGAAAACACTCGACCGCAATAAATTAATTGAAGCGATTTCTCAGTCAGGAATTGTAGGTTTAGGTGGCGCAGTATTTCCAACCCACATGAAATTAAAAATAAATCAAAGTCAGCTCATCAATACTTTAGTTATTAATGCTGCAGAGTGCGAACCATTCATCACTTGTGACGATATGTTAATGAGAGAAAGAGCTGATGAAATTATTCAAGGGTCATTAATTGCCCAAACGATCCTTGGCGCAAAAGAGTGTGTAGTCGGTATCGAAAATAATAAAACAGAAGCCTATGAAGCGCTAAAAAAAGCAGCTCAAAAAACGTCCATTGAAATTAAAGTAGTTCCAACACTTTATCCAAGCGGCGATGCAAAAAGACTTATTTATCTCTTAATGGGTACAGAAGTTCCGAAAGAAAAGCGCTCTGTAGATTTGGGTATTCAAGTATTTAATGTAGCTACGGTAGCAGCTATCTATAGATATCTTGAATTTGGCGAGCCATCTATCAGTCGAATTATAACAATCACAGGGGCCGTTAAAGTACCTCAAAATTATGAAGCATTATTCGGAACACCTTTATCAGAACTCATAATTGCTGCAGGTGGCTCTCCGAACAAAACAAAAAAATTTATTATGGGTGGTCCTATGATGGGATTTGATTTGCCATCAATTCATGTGCCTGTAACTAAAGCGATGAATTGTGTCATCGAAAGTTCGCCAGAATTATTTCCTGCGCCAAAACCTGTGATGCCATGTATTCGTTGTGCTCGATGTGCCGATGCCTGCCCAGTTAACTTACAGCCTCAAGAATTATATTGGTTTTCAAAATCTTCTCAGCTTGAAAAAGCCAGAGATTACAATTTATTCGATTGTATTGAATGTGGATGCTGTACTTATGTTTGCCCAAGTAATATTCCACTCGTACAATTTTATAGATATGCAAAGAGTGAAATTATTGCGCAAGATAAATCGAAAGAAGCTGCAAACACAGCCAGAGAAAGAAATGACTTTAGGCTTGCAAGAATAGAAAGGGAGAAAAAAGAACGTGCTGAAAGAAATGCACAAAAAGCCCTAGGAGCTCAGGAAAAGCAAGCTATTGATGAGAAAAAATCAACGATTGCTGCGGCTATGGAAAGAGTTAAACAAACCCAACAAGAAAATATAAAAAACTAA
- a CDS encoding JmjC domain-containing protein → MRLNPKNHILGKISNDVFLKKYWQKKPLLIRGAIKNFKSPITEKDLFKIAQNETAISRLIECKHGIWQVKYGPFKKSDLPKKTNTSWTMLVQNINHHVPFAESFLNLFKFIPYARLDDLMVSFATKKGSVGPHYDSYDVFLFQAHGEREWKISDQKKFSLDKKSAIKIITNFKTKNTWVLKPGDMLYLPPNVGHWGISQSDDCLTYSIGFRAPGTFEIQSKFLDFIQDNLITNQNDLYKDPNLNLQKNPAEINLNMIKKIQQIVNQLRWNAKSINTFIGQLLTEPIEGAVFETSKPLTLEIFKKDLIRKPLKLNPKTRMLFIKNNFYINGELIETDKKSVVHLKQLANDREISVKSTLNKKDLNALGIVLLPLYLSGFIDFIE, encoded by the coding sequence ATGCGATTAAATCCTAAAAATCATATTCTAGGAAAGATATCTAACGATGTCTTTCTTAAAAAATATTGGCAAAAAAAACCTCTTTTAATTAGGGGTGCCATTAAGAATTTTAAATCTCCAATTACAGAAAAAGATCTTTTTAAAATCGCGCAAAACGAAACCGCAATATCTCGCCTTATTGAATGCAAGCATGGTATTTGGCAAGTCAAATATGGCCCTTTTAAAAAATCAGATCTCCCTAAAAAAACCAATACATCTTGGACAATGCTTGTACAAAATATTAACCATCATGTTCCTTTTGCTGAGTCATTTTTAAATCTTTTTAAATTTATTCCTTATGCTCGTCTTGATGATTTAATGGTGAGCTTTGCTACAAAAAAAGGGAGTGTCGGCCCTCATTATGACTCTTATGATGTATTTCTATTTCAAGCACATGGCGAAAGAGAATGGAAAATTAGTGATCAAAAGAAATTTTCTTTAGATAAAAAATCGGCTATTAAAATAATTACTAATTTTAAGACTAAAAATACATGGGTACTTAAGCCAGGTGACATGCTGTATTTGCCGCCCAATGTAGGTCACTGGGGTATATCTCAAAGTGATGATTGCCTAACTTATTCTATTGGATTCAGAGCGCCTGGTACATTTGAGATCCAATCTAAATTTTTAGATTTTATTCAAGATAACCTCATTACAAATCAAAATGATCTTTATAAAGATCCGAATTTAAATCTTCAAAAAAATCCTGCTGAAATCAATTTAAATATGATAAAAAAAATTCAGCAGATTGTGAATCAATTGCGCTGGAATGCGAAATCAATTAATACTTTTATTGGTCAATTACTGACAGAGCCAATTGAAGGAGCTGTTTTCGAGACTTCTAAACCTTTAACACTTGAAATCTTTAAAAAAGATCTTATAAGAAAACCACTTAAACTTAACCCAAAAACAAGAATGCTTTTTATAAAAAATAATTTTTATATCAACGGTGAGCTGATTGAGACTGATAAAAAGAGCGTCGTACATCTAAAGCAACTTGCAAATGACAGAGAAATATCAGTAAAGTCTACTTTGAACAAAAAGGATTTGAACGCTTTGGGGATAGTCTTGCTCCCCCTCTATCTCTCGGGATTTATTGATTTTATTGAATAA
- a CDS encoding electron transport complex subunit E, with the protein MSDIKKIAFDGFWKQNPGVVQLLGLCPTLAVTTSVINGLSLGIATALVMAASNASVSPIRKFIPTEIRVPVFILIIASLVTIIDFSIHAYIHPLYKALGIFIPLIVTNCIVLARVESFAAKNETAPSFFDGLFMGLGLALVLALLGGMREFFGKGTLFSGIDLIFGASTSNLVIHFFSDYNGFLLAILPPGAFIGLACLIALKNRIETR; encoded by the coding sequence ATGAGCGATATTAAGAAAATTGCATTTGATGGATTTTGGAAGCAAAATCCAGGAGTGGTTCAACTGCTTGGACTATGCCCGACTCTTGCTGTCACAACATCTGTGATCAATGGCTTAAGTCTTGGTATAGCAACAGCCCTTGTAATGGCTGCATCAAACGCCTCTGTCTCGCCGATTAGAAAATTTATACCCACTGAAATTAGGGTGCCTGTTTTTATTCTTATCATAGCTTCACTTGTAACAATCATCGATTTCAGCATTCATGCTTATATTCATCCGCTTTACAAAGCTTTAGGCATTTTCATTCCTCTGATTGTTACAAACTGTATTGTATTAGCGCGCGTTGAATCTTTTGCAGCCAAGAATGAAACAGCCCCTTCTTTTTTTGATGGCCTTTTTATGGGTCTTGGTTTAGCTCTGGTGTTGGCACTTCTTGGTGGAATGAGGGAATTTTTTGGTAAAGGTACTTTATTTTCTGGTATTGATCTCATATTTGGCGCTTCTACCAGCAATCTAGTGATTCATTTTTTTAGTGATTACAACGGTTTTCTTTTGGCTATCTTACCTCCCGGAGCATTTATTGGGCTGGCTTGTCTCATCGCACTAAAAAATCGTATCGAAACACGTTAG
- the bamC gene encoding outer membrane protein assembly factor BamC: protein MKLIAQSKWLYALPLFLLLNGCENIPFVEQVTAPDYKATGRSRPLEVPPDLTSATTNDAYAIPGSTSYSEFKSGQVQDNGQPKILPNPEGMKIIKAGAQRWLVVNAPAEKIWPVIRDFWEEMGFAVRKENPETGVMETEWIKETDLKINDNKNVLDKMDDWFDALSVAKANRKKFRTRLERGLQEGTTEIYMTHRGIDIAEDGKERLQTTIGVVDLGYKNDTKTQEGTKVDSKDGELDAELLRRLMVKLGVADKRAKEIIAAPVSQKRAEIKKEADGSTSLEIQDPFDRAWRRVGLALDIIGFVIEDKDRSNGIYFVKYADVDIDDSPKKKKGVIDSLIFWSDDDKKDKQTKDTSQTKEKPLSERLKFWGGSEKEKTNPEKQYRIKIVSIDNGGSQVVIEHQDGKKNNSSTANRIISLLYDQLK from the coding sequence ATGAAATTAATCGCGCAAAGTAAATGGCTCTATGCACTACCGTTATTCTTACTCTTGAATGGCTGCGAAAATATTCCTTTTGTAGAACAAGTCACGGCGCCTGACTATAAAGCGACTGGGAGATCTCGCCCACTAGAAGTGCCTCCTGATTTAACTTCAGCTACAACTAATGATGCATATGCGATTCCAGGCTCTACGAGCTATTCAGAATTTAAAAGTGGCCAGGTACAAGATAATGGTCAGCCAAAAATCTTACCTAATCCAGAGGGTATGAAGATTATAAAAGCGGGTGCTCAAAGATGGCTCGTCGTTAATGCACCTGCAGAGAAAATATGGCCAGTAATAAGAGATTTTTGGGAAGAAATGGGATTTGCCGTAAGAAAAGAAAATCCTGAAACAGGTGTTATGGAAACAGAATGGATAAAAGAAACTGATCTCAAAATTAATGATAATAAAAATGTCTTAGACAAAATGGATGATTGGTTTGATGCTCTGTCAGTGGCTAAAGCTAATCGTAAAAAATTTAGAACTCGTCTTGAGCGTGGACTTCAAGAAGGTACGACTGAAATTTATATGACTCATCGAGGAATCGATATTGCAGAAGATGGAAAGGAAAGGCTTCAAACTACTATTGGTGTCGTTGATTTAGGCTATAAAAATGATACTAAAACTCAAGAGGGTACAAAAGTCGATTCTAAAGATGGTGAGTTAGATGCTGAGCTTCTTCGAAGACTGATGGTAAAGCTCGGCGTAGCAGATAAGCGAGCAAAAGAAATTATTGCAGCACCTGTCAGTCAAAAGAGAGCTGAAATCAAAAAAGAGGCGGATGGAAGTACCTCTCTCGAAATTCAAGATCCATTTGACCGTGCGTGGCGCAGAGTTGGCTTAGCTTTAGACATTATTGGATTTGTGATTGAAGATAAAGACAGATCAAACGGAATCTATTTTGTAAAATATGCCGATGTGGATATTGATGATAGCCCTAAGAAGAAAAAAGGTGTCATAGATTCCCTTATATTTTGGAGTGACGACGATAAAAAAGATAAGCAAACTAAGGATACAAGCCAAACTAAAGAAAAGCCATTATCTGAAAGGCTTAAATTCTGGGGCGGTAGTGAGAAAGAAAAAACTAATCCAGAAAAACAATATCGGATTAAGATCGTCTCTATAGACAATGGGGGTTCTCAAGTTGTCATTGAACATCAGGACGGCAAGAAAAATAACTCTTCTACCGCAAATCGAATCATCTCACTTCTTTATGATCAATTGAAATAA
- a CDS encoding MBL fold metallo-hydrolase, whose translation MQFASLGSGSAGNSFVVKQKKSLLMVDCGFAIQDVVSRLDRLNETPENITGILLTHEHEDHVKGAFKLANKFKIPIWLSYGTFKMCEKHMIKSYEIDFHMIDSHNAFEIEDFTIQPFPVPHDAREPTQFTLSDGNRKLGILTDTGTSTPHIENMLQQLDALIIEFNHDLNLLESSEYTYSLKKRISGKLGHLDNQTAADILGKIQFKQLKHLVAAHLSEKNNTEDLVKEAIVGKIGCERDWIKIATQAEGTSWQMI comes from the coding sequence ATGCAATTCGCATCTTTAGGTAGCGGAAGTGCTGGTAATTCATTTGTAGTTAAGCAAAAAAAATCACTTTTAATGGTTGATTGTGGTTTTGCAATTCAAGATGTCGTATCTCGATTAGATCGGCTTAATGAGACTCCTGAAAATATTACAGGAATCCTACTAACGCATGAGCATGAAGATCACGTCAAAGGCGCTTTTAAACTAGCCAACAAATTTAAGATTCCCATTTGGCTCTCTTATGGGACTTTCAAAATGTGTGAAAAACATATGATTAAATCTTATGAAATTGATTTCCATATGATTGATAGCCACAATGCATTTGAAATAGAAGACTTTACAATTCAACCCTTTCCAGTCCCTCATGATGCAAGAGAACCGACTCAATTTACATTGAGTGATGGTAATCGTAAATTAGGCATTTTAACGGATACAGGCACTTCAACGCCTCATATTGAAAATATGCTTCAGCAGCTCGATGCCCTCATTATAGAATTTAATCATGATCTTAACTTGCTTGAATCAAGCGAATATACATACAGTCTAAAGAAAAGAATAAGTGGCAAACTGGGTCATTTAGACAATCAAACAGCGGCTGATATTTTGGGAAAAATTCAATTTAAACAATTAAAGCATCTTGTAGCCGCACATCTAAGTGAGAAAAATAATACTGAGGACTTAGTGAAAGAAGCTATTGTAGGAAAAATAGGATGTGAACGAGACTGGATAAAGATTGCAACTCAAGCTGAGGGAACGTCGTGGCAGATGATATAA